A genomic stretch from Myxococcales bacterium includes:
- a CDS encoding DUF2269 family protein, with amino-acid sequence MKLPTLSTSAKISLASNAVALGLLAIAWRAPLAAPFSYSTHKVLHVLGALLLLGNLVAGPVWVMLAWFEPGRPHLAFATRALSAADIYLTTPGVQLAAWNGVWLASTFGGVRSQPWIVESVAMLVVTSLLSVTLVLTWQERLVDAAQRGDARGTRLAMTLWGVFGTLVGVPLGLIFYEMVTKQPLVLPAAP; translated from the coding sequence GTGAAGCTCCCAACACTGTCGACCTCCGCAAAGATATCGCTCGCGTCGAACGCCGTGGCGCTCGGGCTGCTCGCGATCGCGTGGCGCGCCCCGCTGGCAGCGCCGTTCAGCTACTCGACTCACAAGGTGCTGCACGTGCTCGGCGCGTTGCTCTTGCTCGGCAACCTGGTGGCCGGCCCGGTGTGGGTGATGCTGGCGTGGTTCGAGCCGGGGAGGCCCCACCTCGCCTTCGCCACGCGCGCGCTCTCCGCCGCCGACATCTACCTCACGACGCCGGGCGTGCAGCTGGCCGCGTGGAACGGGGTCTGGCTCGCGTCGACCTTCGGTGGGGTGCGGTCGCAGCCGTGGATCGTGGAGAGCGTGGCGATGCTCGTGGTCACGTCGCTCCTGTCGGTCACGCTCGTGCTCACCTGGCAAGAGCGGCTCGTGGACGCGGCCCAACGCGGCGATGCGCGAGGGACCCGCCTGGCGATGACGCTCTGGGGTGTGTTCGGCACCCTGGTCGGCGTCCCGCTGGGCCTCATTTTCTACGAGATGGTGACCAAGCAGCCGCTCGTGCTGCCGGCGGCGCCCTGA